In a single window of the Micromonospora inositola genome:
- a CDS encoding PrgI family protein, producing the protein MSRHDRDAEPGRARMPADVDAPDKVLYGLTFRQLAILAIAALAFYGAWRALHDLLPAPVLLGAAVVTGGLVFGIAVGRRDGLSLDVWLLAAVRHSRAPRALSTTDTTSKTPDWVQAPKSTVMVPAPLKLPADAIADSGEIRLGGARAAMVAATNVNLALRTPAEQAALVDTFGRWLNSLSTPTQIVVSAQPVDLRSHARKLTQAADDLPHPALADAAADHARFLDDLAQRRDPLRRQVLIVTRTGAGERGEHAARRRADDTVRALSGLGVATRALDGAAVTAAIAAAADPYRPPRPGCLAAPDTVISSPRSVERGPRRKKRRT; encoded by the coding sequence ATGAGCCGCCACGACCGGGACGCCGAGCCGGGGCGGGCGCGGATGCCCGCCGATGTCGACGCCCCCGACAAGGTGCTCTACGGGCTCACGTTCCGGCAGCTGGCCATCCTCGCCATCGCCGCCCTCGCCTTCTACGGTGCATGGCGGGCCCTGCACGACCTGCTGCCGGCGCCGGTGCTGCTCGGCGCGGCTGTCGTCACGGGTGGGCTGGTGTTCGGCATCGCCGTGGGCCGCCGCGACGGGCTGTCCCTGGACGTGTGGCTACTCGCCGCCGTGCGGCACTCGCGGGCACCGCGGGCGCTGTCGACCACCGACACGACGTCGAAGACACCGGACTGGGTGCAAGCCCCGAAGAGCACGGTGATGGTGCCCGCGCCGTTGAAGCTGCCCGCCGACGCGATCGCCGACAGCGGGGAGATCCGACTCGGTGGCGCCCGGGCGGCGATGGTCGCCGCCACCAACGTCAACCTCGCCCTGCGGACCCCGGCCGAGCAGGCGGCGCTGGTCGACACGTTCGGCCGGTGGCTCAACTCGCTGTCCACGCCGACGCAGATCGTCGTGTCCGCGCAGCCGGTCGACCTGCGCTCTCACGCGCGCAAGCTCACGCAGGCGGCGGACGACCTCCCGCACCCGGCCCTCGCGGACGCGGCGGCCGATCACGCCCGGTTTCTCGACGATCTGGCGCAGCGGCGGGATCCGCTGCGGCGGCAGGTCCTCATCGTCACCCGCACCGGCGCGGGGGAGCGGGGTGAGCACGCCGCCCGCCGCCGCGCTGACGACACCGTCCGGGCGCTGTCCGGCCTCGGCGTCGCCACCCGCGCCCTCGATGGGGCAGCGGTCACCGCCGCGATCGCCGCGGCGGCCGACCCGTACCGGCCGCCGCGTCCTGGTTGCTTGGCCGCACCCGACACGGTCATCAGCTCACCCCGGTCGGTTGAGCGGGGACCGCGCAGAAAGAAGCGACGGACATGA
- a CDS encoding outer membrane protein assembly factor BamB family protein, giving the protein MVLVLVASCGVGTYFMVKPGEWHTAATARYPDAVASPRSGVVAALRAAPLIVERRLRVFGTEHDVWAEPLTAADGHPPFWSYHRFPADVTGVVAIPAHGANPPMVVVKWSDGALAGMDGRTGTIAWRATVERDIGGDSYIGGPTGVATVYGDSLIELFATETRQHAPVLVSSGEHSLDAFEPATGRRLWQVDLPGCSGVNWTGPTVVAVVLACDRPKQVQLYDAESGRELTTWQPTAGSPAANRSWFVEPSGCVVAQSMCDGFHVSNDGGSWRIHQDGSITGVWPHDWIAVDVGDLTLEYLSVRDTVRAVSGLDGSPVWQRSFAGTVSDVTADRTSVYVVTDRDELSRLDQRTGQAQSQVQLPAGAHRSFHVYATDGYVVIDRSNFDFTDRNAKWRLPRDARPALLVAT; this is encoded by the coding sequence ATGGTGCTGGTGCTCGTCGCGTCGTGCGGGGTTGGCACCTATTTCATGGTCAAGCCGGGCGAATGGCACACGGCGGCAACCGCCCGTTATCCGGACGCGGTCGCCTCTCCCCGGTCCGGGGTGGTCGCCGCGCTGCGTGCCGCACCGTTGATAGTCGAACGGCGGTTGCGGGTCTTCGGCACCGAGCACGATGTGTGGGCCGAACCGTTGACCGCGGCGGATGGGCATCCGCCGTTCTGGTCGTACCACCGGTTTCCGGCGGACGTCACCGGAGTGGTCGCGATTCCGGCACACGGAGCGAACCCGCCGATGGTCGTGGTGAAGTGGTCCGACGGAGCGCTGGCTGGAATGGACGGGCGAACCGGCACGATCGCGTGGCGTGCCACGGTCGAGCGGGACATCGGCGGCGACAGCTACATCGGCGGTCCGACCGGCGTCGCGACCGTCTACGGTGACAGCCTGATTGAGCTGTTCGCCACCGAGACCCGGCAGCATGCCCCCGTGCTCGTCAGCTCCGGCGAACATTCCCTCGACGCGTTCGAACCCGCGACCGGGCGGCGGCTGTGGCAGGTCGACCTGCCCGGATGTTCCGGAGTGAACTGGACCGGACCGACCGTGGTCGCGGTGGTCCTGGCGTGTGACCGGCCGAAGCAGGTGCAACTGTACGACGCCGAATCCGGACGCGAGCTGACCACGTGGCAACCCACGGCAGGCTCGCCCGCTGCGAACCGATCATGGTTCGTTGAGCCCTCCGGTTGTGTGGTGGCGCAGTCCATGTGCGACGGCTTCCACGTCAGCAACGACGGCGGAAGCTGGCGCATCCACCAGGACGGTTCGATAACCGGGGTGTGGCCCCACGACTGGATCGCCGTCGACGTCGGTGACCTGACGCTTGAGTACCTCTCGGTCCGCGACACCGTCCGCGCCGTGTCCGGCCTCGATGGCTCCCCCGTATGGCAGCGATCCTTCGCCGGTACCGTCAGCGACGTCACTGCGGACCGGACCAGCGTGTACGTCGTCACCGACCGCGACGAGTTGTCACGACTTGACCAGCGCACGGGGCAGGCTCAGTCCCAAGTTCAGCTGCCAGCCGGTGCTCACCGGTCCTTTCACGTGTACGCCACGGACGGCTACGTGGTGATCGACAGGTCCAACTTCGACTTCACCGACCGGAACGCCAAATGGAGGCTGCCCCGGGATGCCCGCCCGGCGCTGCTCGTCGCCACCTAG
- a CDS encoding VirB4 family type IV secretion system protein: MRIPRKSTTTNRAALPTGVAAAVAPASVEVTPRMLRVGDGYAATLVVTGYPAEVGPAWLEPLLSWPGRLDLALHIDPLPAPVAASRLRTQRARFESSRRADSGRGKLPDPAVEAAADDAADLAQRLARGAAKLFRVGLYLTVHARTEDELLEACAQVKAAAASTLIEVQPATWRHLAGWTTTLPLATDSLQMRRTMDIAALAAAFPLASADLPAPLPGDPPTEGGVLYGVNPDSGGIVWWDRWAQENHNSVVLARSGAGKSYFVKLEILRNLYQGVQIAVIDPEDEYLRLADAVGGAIVRLGVAGVRVNPLDLPAGDSRPDVLTRRGLFLHTLTSVLLGQQPPPAERAALDRAILAVYRQAGITADPATHHRPAPLLRDLAATLDGDADPAARQLAARLAPWVEGSFSDLFDGPTTTRPEGHLVVWSLRHLPDELRTVGTLLALDSIWRDVDAPGRARMATRRLVVVDEAWLLMRDGEGARFLFRMSKAARKRHAGLTVITQDVADVLGTDLGQAVVANAATQVLLKQAPQAINAIGDAFGLTAGERGLLLAARVGQGLLISGTNRSSFEAISSDAEHLLCTTRPAELADLDDEEDL, encoded by the coding sequence ATGAGGATTCCCAGAAAGTCCACCACCACCAACCGAGCCGCCTTACCCACCGGGGTGGCGGCCGCGGTCGCTCCCGCATCGGTGGAGGTCACCCCGCGGATGCTGCGGGTCGGCGACGGCTACGCCGCCACCCTCGTGGTCACCGGCTACCCGGCCGAGGTCGGCCCCGCCTGGCTGGAGCCGCTGCTGTCCTGGCCGGGCCGGCTCGACCTGGCCCTGCACATCGACCCGCTACCGGCGCCGGTCGCAGCATCACGGTTGCGCACCCAGCGGGCCCGGTTCGAATCATCCCGGCGGGCTGACAGCGGACGAGGCAAACTGCCCGACCCTGCCGTCGAGGCGGCAGCGGACGACGCGGCGGACCTCGCCCAGCGTCTCGCCCGCGGGGCGGCGAAGCTGTTCCGCGTCGGCCTTTACCTGACCGTGCACGCCCGCACCGAGGACGAACTCCTCGAGGCCTGCGCGCAGGTCAAGGCCGCCGCCGCGTCGACCCTGATCGAGGTGCAACCCGCCACGTGGCGGCACCTGGCCGGATGGACCACCACCCTGCCCCTCGCCACGGACTCGCTGCAGATGCGGCGCACCATGGACATCGCGGCCCTAGCCGCCGCGTTTCCCCTCGCCAGCGCCGACCTGCCCGCGCCGCTGCCCGGCGACCCGCCGACCGAGGGCGGAGTGCTCTACGGGGTCAACCCGGACTCCGGGGGCATCGTGTGGTGGGACCGGTGGGCACAGGAGAACCACAACTCCGTCGTCCTCGCTCGCTCCGGCGCCGGCAAAAGCTACTTCGTCAAACTCGAGATCCTGCGGAACCTGTACCAAGGGGTTCAGATCGCAGTCATCGACCCCGAGGACGAGTACCTGCGACTCGCCGACGCCGTCGGCGGGGCCATCGTGCGCCTCGGCGTCGCGGGAGTGAGAGTCAACCCCCTCGACCTGCCCGCCGGCGACAGCCGCCCGGACGTGCTCACCCGCCGCGGCCTGTTCCTGCACACCCTCACCTCGGTGCTGCTCGGGCAGCAGCCGCCGCCGGCCGAACGCGCCGCCCTGGACCGGGCGATCCTGGCCGTCTACCGGCAGGCCGGCATCACCGCCGACCCGGCCACCCACCACCGCCCAGCCCCGCTGCTGCGCGACCTCGCCGCCACGCTCGACGGCGACGCGGACCCCGCGGCGCGGCAGCTCGCCGCCCGGCTCGCCCCCTGGGTCGAAGGGTCGTTCTCCGACCTGTTCGACGGGCCGACCACCACCCGCCCGGAGGGGCATCTGGTGGTGTGGTCGCTGCGGCACCTGCCCGACGAGCTGCGCACCGTCGGCACGCTGCTCGCCCTCGACTCCATCTGGCGCGACGTTGACGCCCCCGGCCGGGCCCGCATGGCCACCCGCCGGCTCGTCGTCGTCGACGAGGCGTGGCTGCTCATGCGCGACGGCGAAGGGGCACGGTTCCTGTTCCGCATGTCCAAGGCAGCCCGCAAGCGCCACGCCGGCCTGACCGTCATCACCCAGGACGTCGCCGACGTCCTCGGCACCGACCTCGGCCAAGCCGTCGTCGCCAACGCCGCCACCCAGGTGCTGCTCAAGCAGGCCCCCCAGGCCATCAACGCCATCGGCGACGCGTTCGGCCTCACCGCCGGGGAACGGGGGCTGCTGCTCGCCGCCCGAGTCGGCCAAGGGCTGCTGATCTCCGGCACCAACCGCAGCAGCTTCGAGGCCATCTCCTCCGACGCCGAGCACCTGCTGTGCACGACGCGGCCTGCGGAGCTGGCCGACCTCGACGACGAGGAGGACCTGTGA
- a CDS encoding DNA methyltransferase, with protein sequence MTAVAEHPTTHAPDEPARPEGTGGTHRATEDRHREYDGRHPAPTGPEGLSVWATAQSTGPVQRRGRYVAESVKHPARMLPAIAAHAVAAYTNPGDLVLDPMCGIGTTLVEAIHAGRDAIGVEYESRWSDIADANIAHAQRQGATGRGAVMRGDATRILSLVPAALAGQVALVVTSPPYGPTVHGLVRPGADGVAKFDNAYNDGTDRGNLAYRDLTGLADGFAQILAGCHTLLRPGGIVVVTARPWRKHGQLVDLPSAVIGAGIRAGLTPVDRCVALLAAVRDGHLVARPSFFQLQQVRRARTAGTPMHLIAHEDVLVFAKTQKPDPLGAADD encoded by the coding sequence GTGACCGCCGTGGCTGAGCACCCCACCACCCACGCACCGGACGAGCCGGCCCGGCCGGAGGGCACCGGCGGCACGCACCGCGCCACCGAGGATCGCCACCGGGAGTACGACGGACGCCACCCGGCCCCGACCGGGCCAGAGGGCCTGTCGGTGTGGGCGACCGCCCAGAGCACCGGGCCGGTGCAGCGCCGAGGCCGGTACGTGGCCGAATCGGTGAAGCACCCCGCCCGGATGCTGCCGGCGATCGCCGCCCACGCCGTCGCCGCCTACACCAACCCCGGGGACCTGGTCCTCGACCCGATGTGCGGCATCGGCACCACCCTCGTCGAGGCCATCCACGCCGGCCGCGACGCCATCGGCGTCGAATACGAGTCCCGTTGGTCCGACATCGCCGACGCCAACATCGCCCACGCCCAACGCCAAGGAGCGACCGGCAGGGGCGCGGTCATGCGCGGCGACGCAACCCGCATCCTGTCCCTCGTTCCCGCCGCCCTCGCCGGCCAGGTCGCCCTGGTGGTGACGTCGCCGCCGTACGGGCCGACCGTCCACGGCCTGGTCCGCCCAGGCGCGGACGGGGTGGCGAAGTTCGACAACGCCTACAACGACGGCACCGACCGCGGCAACCTCGCCTACCGGGACCTCACCGGACTCGCCGACGGGTTCGCCCAGATCCTGGCCGGCTGCCACACTCTGCTGCGCCCCGGCGGGATCGTCGTGGTTACCGCCCGCCCCTGGCGCAAGCACGGCCAGCTGGTCGACCTGCCGTCAGCGGTCATCGGCGCGGGGATCCGCGCCGGCCTGACCCCGGTGGACCGGTGCGTCGCCCTACTGGCGGCCGTCCGCGACGGGCACCTCGTCGCCCGGCCCAGCTTCTTCCAGCTCCAGCAGGTCCGCCGGGCCCGCACCGCGGGCACCCCGATGCACCTCATCGCACACGAAGACGTCCTCGTGTTCGCCAAGACCCAGAAGCCCGACCCGCTCGGGGCCGCCGATGACTGA
- a CDS encoding conjugal transfer protein TrbL family protein — protein sequence MGWLLDQILDWLAAAILACLDALFGVISSALLITPNVTALPQVQALTGRSVLVVDTVFVLAFVAAGVLAMTAGGSEGSRYTVKDLIPRLIVGFVAAHFSQLWCGMLIDLANALTAALTTPEGDSDGALQAIKAHITAGQDKTAVLLFVVCVAIIAVLLASTAFSVIVRFAVVLVLTAFAPLALACHALPQTDPMARLWWRSYAGTLAVPVVQGFTLYTGQWMLTDPDNLLPVLGLPVEPGGVINLFVVMVMLWTTLRVPALMRRFVSTSGGGGGANMLGTAVRVIVVQQATRSIHGLGRIRAMTR from the coding sequence ATGGGTTGGCTTCTCGATCAGATCCTGGACTGGCTGGCAGCGGCGATCCTGGCCTGTCTGGACGCGCTGTTCGGGGTGATCAGCAGCGCGCTGCTGATCACCCCGAACGTCACCGCGCTGCCGCAGGTGCAGGCGTTGACCGGCCGTTCGGTCCTCGTCGTGGACACCGTGTTCGTCCTGGCGTTCGTCGCCGCCGGCGTGCTCGCCATGACCGCCGGCGGCAGCGAGGGCTCCCGCTACACCGTCAAGGACCTCATCCCCCGCTTGATCGTCGGGTTCGTCGCCGCTCACTTCTCGCAGCTGTGGTGCGGCATGCTCATCGACCTCGCCAACGCCCTCACCGCCGCCCTGACCACGCCCGAGGGTGACAGTGACGGAGCGCTGCAAGCGATCAAGGCCCACATCACCGCCGGGCAGGACAAGACCGCGGTGTTGCTGTTCGTCGTCTGCGTGGCCATCATCGCGGTCCTTCTGGCCAGCACCGCGTTCAGCGTGATCGTCCGGTTCGCCGTCGTGCTGGTGCTGACCGCGTTCGCTCCCCTGGCCCTGGCCTGTCACGCCCTGCCGCAGACCGACCCGATGGCCCGGCTGTGGTGGCGCTCCTACGCCGGCACCCTCGCGGTGCCGGTGGTGCAGGGGTTCACCCTCTACACCGGGCAGTGGATGCTCACCGACCCCGACAACCTGCTGCCCGTGCTCGGGCTGCCGGTGGAACCGGGCGGGGTGATCAACCTGTTCGTGGTCATGGTCATGCTGTGGACCACGCTGCGGGTGCCCGCCCTGATGCGCCGCTTCGTCTCCACAAGCGGCGGTGGCGGGGGCGCGAACATGCTCGGCACGGCGGTGCGGGTGATCGTGGTGCAGCAGGCCACCCGGTCGATACACGGCCTGGGCCGGATCCGGGCGATGACCCGATGA
- a CDS encoding DNA cytosine methyltransferase: MFVENVAALRRRGLDVVHADLAALGYDTSWLCLRASDIGAAHRRDRLFLLANGGGGEAADAAHTLRP; the protein is encoded by the coding sequence GTGTTCGTGGAGAACGTGGCCGCCCTCCGCAGACGCGGACTCGACGTCGTCCACGCCGACCTGGCCGCGCTCGGGTACGACACGAGCTGGCTATGCCTACGCGCATCCGACATCGGCGCCGCCCACCGACGCGACCGGCTGTTCCTGCTCGCCAACGGCGGCGGGGGAGAGGCTGCGGACGCTGCCCACACCCTGCGCCCGTGA
- a CDS encoding endonuclease/exonuclease/phosphatase family protein — protein sequence MLRIATFNVENLDETPSGARPSLAERVALMKPQVARLRADIACFQEVHGQERPGQPRALLALRELLGGTNLDGAGMVSTKPDGDAVYNERNLVVVTRLPIVAHRQLRNELVAEPRYLRLTAIPADPAPVSVGVERPILHVEVDLSSVGGGRLHVINVHLKSKIPTDIPGQKIDSYTWRTADGWAEGVFISSMKRMSQALEVRRLVDQILDAEADARIVVAGDFNATPEDVPVLAIRGQVEDTGNGDLAGRILVPVEQTVPASSRYTLYHQGHGQMLDHMLVTRNLLAFYRGSEIHNEVLHDESAAFGTDRKYPESDHAPMVATFDFD from the coding sequence GTGCTGCGGATCGCCACGTTCAACGTGGAGAACCTCGATGAGACGCCGTCGGGGGCGCGTCCGTCGTTGGCGGAGCGGGTGGCGTTGATGAAGCCCCAAGTGGCTCGGCTTCGCGCCGATATCGCATGTTTTCAGGAGGTTCATGGTCAGGAGCGGCCGGGGCAGCCGCGGGCATTGCTGGCGTTGCGGGAGCTGCTGGGCGGCACGAACCTCGACGGTGCGGGGATGGTCAGCACGAAGCCGGACGGCGACGCGGTGTACAACGAGCGGAACCTCGTCGTGGTGACCCGGCTGCCGATCGTGGCGCACCGGCAGTTGCGCAACGAGTTGGTGGCCGAGCCTCGGTATCTGCGGCTGACCGCGATCCCGGCCGATCCCGCTCCGGTCTCGGTCGGTGTCGAACGCCCGATCCTGCACGTCGAGGTCGACCTGTCTTCGGTCGGTGGTGGGCGGCTGCATGTGATCAATGTGCATCTGAAGTCGAAGATCCCCACGGACATTCCTGGGCAGAAGATCGACTCTTACACGTGGCGGACCGCGGACGGGTGGGCCGAGGGCGTGTTCATCTCCTCGATGAAGCGGATGAGTCAGGCCTTGGAAGTCCGGCGGCTGGTTGACCAGATCCTGGATGCCGAAGCCGACGCTCGCATCGTGGTGGCTGGTGACTTCAACGCGACCCCGGAAGATGTTCCAGTGCTGGCCATCCGCGGGCAGGTGGAAGACACCGGCAATGGCGATCTGGCCGGCCGGATCCTGGTCCCGGTCGAGCAAACCGTTCCTGCCTCGTCCCGCTACACGCTTTACCACCAGGGGCACGGGCAGATGCTCGACCACATGCTCGTCACCCGCAACCTCCTCGCCTTCTACCGTGGCTCGGAGATCCACAACGAGGTCCTCCACGACGAGTCCGCCGCGTTCGGCACCGACCGGAAGTACCCCGAGTCCGACCACGCACCGATGGTCGCCACCTTCGACTTCGACTGA
- a CDS encoding YggT family protein — protein MGPVLGIVSLILLLMQLLLVARVVLDWSVALAGPSAPGSIRSRLSAGARAVTEPILAPVRRFLPPLRLGTVSIDLAFIVVFIAIVVIRQLIS, from the coding sequence ATGGGTCCTGTGCTCGGCATCGTGAGCCTGATTTTGCTGCTGATGCAGCTGCTGCTGGTTGCCCGCGTGGTGCTCGACTGGAGCGTGGCGCTCGCCGGTCCCTCGGCGCCCGGGTCGATCCGGTCGCGGCTGTCCGCCGGAGCGCGAGCGGTCACCGAGCCGATCCTTGCTCCAGTTCGGCGGTTCCTGCCCCCGTTGCGGTTGGGCACGGTCTCGATCGACTTGGCGTTCATCGTCGTGTTCATCGCGATCGTGGTGATCCGCCAACTAATCAGCTGA
- a CDS encoding pilin: MSRIPALLRSLTHHRTVRLAGRTAAVAAQVALFLSDPGAAFADTGEPVFLAVNSLPVVIGNLQTWLMGILAAVATLFLVLAGVYWATAGGDPAQVDRAKGALKNALVGYGLAVLAPVLLQVVQGIVGG; the protein is encoded by the coding sequence ATGTCCCGCATCCCGGCACTCCTGCGTTCCCTCACCCACCACCGCACCGTCCGCCTCGCCGGCCGGACTGCCGCCGTCGCGGCTCAGGTCGCCCTGTTCCTGTCCGATCCCGGGGCGGCGTTCGCCGACACCGGCGAGCCGGTGTTCCTGGCGGTGAACTCGCTGCCGGTTGTGATCGGGAACCTGCAGACGTGGCTGATGGGCATCCTCGCCGCCGTCGCCACCCTGTTCCTCGTCCTGGCCGGCGTGTACTGGGCTACGGCCGGGGGTGACCCGGCGCAGGTCGACAGGGCCAAGGGCGCGCTGAAGAACGCCCTGGTCGGTTACGGCCTGGCGGTTCTCGCGCCGGTGTTGCTGCAGGTCGTTCAGGGCATCGTCGGGGGCTGA
- a CDS encoding tyrosine-type recombinase/integrase has translation MAWVEKRRTKFRVRLRMPDGTVTTDSVHDARADAVIRAKEIDVEVARDTFIDPRGGRIPLADWVPIWQSTHQASPATWSAYRSHLRLHILPALGPLPLADIRRQHIKTLAVTLGKRLSPRSVTDVITVLSMILQEAVEDRRIPLNPCRGIRIPKGIRAERPHATADQVAAIVARQPRASDGLMILTAAYTGMRWGELAGLHRDNLDLTTGSIYVHPDVGALHEVEGKLYLGPPKTNDSVRHIRLPRFLTNLLATHLAEHPHDTVFPGARGHHQRRSNFNRRAWTPSVSGDPERGIPPVLPGMHFHDLRHTHKTWLIEDGIPEIAQARRLGHRLAGVRGIYSHVTEPMINNLIEALQRRWETTQPDSPDTFVRRLRPVA, from the coding sequence ATGGCCTGGGTGGAGAAACGCCGCACCAAATTCCGCGTCCGCCTCCGCATGCCCGACGGCACCGTCACCACCGACTCCGTCCACGACGCGCGCGCCGACGCCGTCATCCGCGCCAAAGAGATCGACGTGGAAGTCGCCCGCGACACCTTCATCGACCCCCGCGGCGGACGCATCCCCCTCGCCGACTGGGTACCGATCTGGCAGTCAACACACCAGGCATCCCCGGCCACCTGGTCGGCCTACCGCAGCCACCTGCGGCTGCACATCCTGCCCGCCCTTGGCCCGCTGCCCCTGGCCGACATCCGCCGCCAACACATCAAGACGCTCGCCGTCACTCTCGGCAAGCGCCTCTCACCGCGATCCGTCACCGACGTGATCACGGTGCTGTCGATGATCCTCCAGGAAGCGGTCGAAGACCGGCGGATCCCGTTGAACCCCTGCCGCGGCATCCGTATCCCCAAAGGCATCCGCGCCGAACGACCCCACGCCACCGCCGACCAGGTCGCCGCCATCGTCGCCCGCCAACCACGGGCCTCCGACGGGCTGATGATCCTCACCGCCGCCTACACCGGCATGCGATGGGGAGAACTCGCCGGCCTCCACCGAGACAACCTCGACCTCACCACCGGCAGCATCTACGTCCACCCCGACGTCGGCGCGCTGCACGAAGTCGAAGGCAAGCTGTACCTCGGCCCACCCAAGACCAACGACTCCGTCCGCCACATCCGCCTACCCCGCTTCCTCACCAACCTCCTCGCCACCCACCTCGCCGAACACCCCCACGACACCGTCTTCCCCGGCGCCCGCGGCCACCACCAACGCCGCTCCAACTTCAACCGCCGTGCCTGGACCCCGTCCGTCTCCGGCGACCCGGAACGCGGCATTCCACCAGTGCTGCCCGGCATGCATTTCCACGACCTGCGCCACACTCACAAGACCTGGCTCATCGAAGACGGCATCCCCGAGATCGCCCAAGCCCGCCGCCTCGGACACCGCCTCGCCGGGGTGCGAGGCATCTACAGCCACGTCACCGAACCCATGATCAATAACCTGATCGAGGCACTACAGCGGCGTTGGGAAACGACCCAACCCGACAGCCCCGACACGTTCGTCCGCCGGCTGCGCCCTGTCGCCTGA